A single genomic interval of Lathyrus oleraceus cultivar Zhongwan6 chromosome 7, CAAS_Psat_ZW6_1.0, whole genome shotgun sequence harbors:
- the LOC127105774 gene encoding tetraspanin-10 gives MGVGTSTFVTRWINFLTMVLAMVVIVFGVWMSTRHDACRKSLTIPVLSIGAVIFLISIVGFFGAMKRSSILLWLYLIMLFFILVGILVFTVLVFIVTNNGSGHSVTGLRYKEYHLQDYSSWFLKELNSSHNWKRLRVCLVKTENCNNLSKKYKTLKQYKLAKLSPIESGCCRPPSECGYPAVNASYYDLSFHPVSPNHDCKRYKNSRAVKCYDCDSCKAGVAQYMKTEWRVVAIFNVVLFAVLSIIYFVGCCARRSAARSQAKH, from the exons ATGGGAGTGGGAACTAGCACCTTTGTTACTCGATGGATCAACTTTCTCACCATG GTTTTGGCAATGGTTGTGATAGTATTTGGGGTGTGGATGAGTACTCGTCATGATGCTTGCAGAAAATCTCTCACTATACCTGTACTAAGCATTGGAGCAGTTATTTTCTTAAT ATCCATTGTTGGTTTTTTTGGTGCTATGAAAAGAAGCTCCATATTGTTATGGCTT TATCTGATCATGCTGTTCTTCATCTTGGTGGGAATCTTAGTCTTCACAGTGTTGGT ATTCATTGTGACTAATAATGGATCAGGTCATAGTGTGACTGGTTTGCG GTACAAGGAATATCACCTTCAAGATTATAGCTCTTGGTTTCTCAAAGAG TTAAACAGTTCTCATAATTGGAAGCGATTGAGGGTTTGTTTGGTCAAAACTGAAAACTGCAACAACCTATCCAAAAAATATAAG ACTCTGAAACAATATAAATTAGCTAAATTGAGTCCAATTGAATCTGGTTGCTGTCGACCGCCTTCTGA GTGTGGATATCCTGCTGTAAATGCATCTTACTATGACTTGAGCTTTCATCCGGTTAGTCCTAACCATGACTGCAAGCGGTACAAAAATTCTCGAGCTGTCAAATGCTATGATTGTGATTCTTGCAA GGCCGGTGTGGCGCAATACATGAAAACTGAGTGGAGAGTTGTTGCGATATTCAATGTCGTATTATTTGCTGTTTTG TCTATCATATACTTTGTTGGATGCTGTGCGAGACGAAGTGCTGCAAGGAGCCAAGCTAAGCATTGA